The genomic region taaagccgCCTCACCACGTTAACCAggctactgctgaagattcccttaccccttttggacaggtggattccattACTCTCTAGCATATTgtagtcattgaagaacaccccattgtcataaaagccaaacccctcacagtggcaccagccacatagccaggagttgatatacaatatgcctgtttctggctgctcccttccctcgaactggcaaaatggaggagaagataaTTTTGGCACctatgtttttcacttgcttccccagggcttgaaagtcttccttgattttacccaggttatggctctcagtgtcattcatgcctacatgaaatagtagcAGTGGATAGTAGTCCATTCTCttgatgagttgtggcaccctcttggccatgttgactacttctgataaccttcttcCCTACATGCCTGGAGACAACTTCCAGGATGAACtcctccatcacctttccaggggtggagaagaggctgactggcctatagtttcccaggtcctcctccttgtcctttttgaagactggagtgatatttgctttcctccagtccttgggcacctcttctgtcctccatgacctttcaaagatcatggagagtggctcagcaagaacatctgccagctccctcagcactcgcggGTGCATCCtatcggggcccatggatttgtgaagatccagtttgcctaggtgatctctgacccaatcctactcaaccgatggtaagtcttccttcctccagattttctctctctcctcttggggctgagatgcctgagggccagccttagcagtaaagaccaaagcaaagaaagcattcagtaactctgccttccctgcatcctgtgtcaccagggccccttccttgttcagcagtgggcccactgtacccccagtcttccttttactgctgacgTATCAGTCAAACCTTTCCCAGATTTCAGACTGGAACTTTCTTTTTCAGCctgaatttttatttggaaagtaTCCACAATCACATGGAAACATGTGACACCTAAATGAATATGTCTTCATCTCAAActattttctgttcaaaattTTAAGTGTCTGAACCTAGAGAAGGATTCCATCCAGAACAACATCTTACTATTCCTATATATACAACCCAGTATCTTTGAAGTGTGTATTCAGTAAGATACCTAGGCTTCATTTGAAGACAAAATTATTGGAAAACTGCTTTTCCATATTTAAGTTTCTGTCAGGGTGCCATCAtgcattatttctatttttctattttgtattATTCACACAAAGTTGTTGATACATTGAAGTTCTCCATGGGCAAACCTCTAAATTCACATGCATTTCAGTTGCTATATGCATCATACTGACCTGTCAGTGCTCCGCCCACCAGTGCAATTCCAATTGTACTGCCCAGGGCAGCGGCCTGCCTGCCAGGAGTTAAGTAGATACCTTGcctgaaaagcacagaaaaacaaactattGGCAATCAATAAATGGTTACACTTTGAGACTGATAATTGGTCTTACAACATTGTACTTGCTGTCTGCTGCACAAGGTGGCTCGTAGGAAACTACCCTGCCATTGCTGTGTATGAGTCAGAAATcatgattttattttggttttgttttacactACAGATGAAAACAAGTTCTTTGCAAAGATTATTAGTGTCTTGAAAGCCTTTAGAAAATGCTCCCCTTTGACAAAAAGACCAGCATTTCACCTTCTTGGAGTTTTTTAAGATAGTGGAAATTGCCTGTTTTGCCAATTTTCTTGGAAACCTTACAGTTACCACCAGTGTaattacagaatcataaaaAAGATTCTTCCATGTTTTAGTGGTTCTGTATGCTGTTTTTGtgatgttttaaatttatttatttttacttgagCTTTTAATTTGGAACAAACTTGGCATATAAACAGTGTGTTAAAAGCAGGCTATCAAGAAAAGTCCTATTTAAACCAGAACACAATGTCTGACATCAAATCAAAgatgcattttctgaaaaaaaaaatcacaactggATCCAAGAAAGGTGGAAGATTAGGATAGACTTTCAAAAATCAATAAActcccttctctcttctctaTATAACTCACCTACTTTGGTGTCTCATCGCAGTTGCTACGATGCCAGCAATACCTCCCAATATTCCAGGTAAACCATGTAAATTATGAACTCCACAAGTGTCTTGAATTTTCAGCTTGGATGCCAACAAAGGCTGAAATgaggagaaaatgaagtttataGTAAGTTTACAGTCTTCCATTATCTATAAAATGATACGTAAAAGAAAGTAGCACAGAAGTACAAGAAAAGACTTATTTCATGGACCCAAAATTTAGCTGTACAACATGCTATCTTTTCTGTCAGTATGAAATTATTTAtatgcagagaaaaacaagtaCTTATGTATAATATCCAAGATACGATCATAAATATAATGGTACAAAATACATGACAGTCCACTGAGGTTCCTAATCTTTCCAGCCACTGCAGCAAAGGTTGAAAGGTGTGGCTAAGTAACACCTACGTGCCTGTTCTGAGTCTGCTAGTCAGGTATTTTCTTCCAGACTGTTTCTCCATGGGGAATGACAGTTTAAACAGTTTTAgtcagaatattttgtttttacattttgcaCATGGAACAATTCCTTTTTATacttcaaaagtattttttggTTACAGATCtatttagaaattttaaaagactgaaatgtAGTTAGTCCTATTTCACTTGGAGCAAAATTCTGGCAGCTTCTCGAACAGAAATCCCAACTTTAATAAACTAATATCTGTGTggtccttctctgtttttaacTAGGTGAGGGACTGAAGTTAGCTCATAAGCATATATTTAAATCACACTGATTTAAAGATAATCATTATCTAGAGCTTACTGTCTGTAGTGCATCAGCCAGTTTCTAAACTCCCTTTCTAGCAAACCAAGGGAGCTCCAGTGAAGCCAGTGAAGTAGTAAGTAAATAAGAGCAGAGATGGGTCCTCAATACTTACAGTCAGGAAGCGGAACCCAAGGACAGAGATGATTCCAGCAATGCTCCCAATGCACATGGCAGCATAAGAGCCGATTGACATGTCAGCACAGGTACCCACTGCTACTCCTCCTGCCAGGGTGGCATTTTGAATGAGAACCTGCAAAGAGTATACAGAGATGGAGATGATATATGTGGAACACAGGCTAGTTTTAGGGCTGAATGACTTGTAAGACTCGCTTGCGtataggtttttcttttctttgggtgggatttttttccaatgAAGAATGAAGGAATTTAAAACAGGGTTCCCTGTTACATGTTCCAGGTGTTGGTTCAAGGCTGGTCTAAGGGAGTTTAACTGGAACCAGTTTAATGAAGCCCAGCTTTTGCAAAGTCACTAAAACTCATCTGATCTCTCAAGAAGCTAGGCTGAGCCAGTGAGAACTGCCTCTTACAACAGCAGCAAATTCTGCAAGCTCATTGAAAAGTGCCTGCTCTCACTGGGCTTAGATAAACACTGCTGGAAAGAAGAGGGTGTAAACATAGGGCTGAATTTTAGGGCAAGGAGATGAAAGGTGGGCAGCTTGGCAGCCCCCACCTAGTTTGGCCTTGCCTGTTGTGCAGCTGGACTGTGAGATTGCCAGGGAACAGGTCATTGCCTTGAAAGACCTATTTTGGCTATTGCAATACAGTAACTCACATAGGATCTTCCTTGGATAAGACCCAAAATTTCACCTGAGTGTTGGACTAATGTCTGTATGGTCCAGCAGGTTCTGTGGACAAGAGAGAACAAGGAAGCAGGACCATCACTATAATGCCTAAGAGCTTTTCACTCTCCAGAGTGAAAAAAACAGGGTAGGTTGCCTTAGGGCCCAATCTTACATTATAGCTTTTAGAAGTATAATAGCTCTAATTTTGCCCACAGTGTGAGCAAAGACTCCAGATAGCTCGCGGACATTGGGAATCTGCCTAAGCATCTCTATTATAGAAAGGTGACTTGATTTAACAGAGGTTGTGATGTGATTCTTACCATACTGAATTTGCCTCTTTGGTCCACTAGGCTGGAGAGGGCAAACGTTACAACAGTAGATGCAGCCAAGGAATAGTAAGTGTTGATAATTGCTTTTTCCTGGTAAATTTGTTCAACTGCAATAGCAGAGTTAAAACTGggccaaaaaacccaaaggaacAGGGTACCTGGATGAATAtaagacaaaatgaaacaaacactGTTCAGTCACAAGCGGGTATTTCAATGTGAAATATCCAATACAGCAGATGAAGCTACAAGAAATGAGGAAGATGATCAATAAGAAACATGAAATAACCAAAATACTAGAAGAAATAATAGATTATGCAGAATCTTTTGACACTGGCAGCTGGGATTTTGACACCTGGTCTCTGTCAAATCTTACTGAAAGACTTAACACATTGTGACTGCTTGTCGTGCCCCACTCACTGCCAGAGCTCACCACCACTGTGAAAAACATACCAGAATAAGATGCATTAGCAGGGCAGTTCACATGCAAATCCTTTACCATCTATTGTCATAACTGGTAGTTTTAGCTCGTAAATTGATTTATGAATAGATCTCACAGGCAGTTGTATGGTTTCTAACATTCATTAGCGGGACAGGCACAGCTCAATACTTTTAATTATGGCCAATTTCTATGGAAATGCTGCTTATAACAGAAGATTTAACAAAAAGGGAGTCAATGCTAATGAGCAGTGAAAATGcatctttaattttattcttccttttttttttaaccaaggaaaaactgtaaaaatatgtATGTCACTAAAACGTTTTGCATgcatcagacaaaaaaaagactatACCTCTAGGAGTGCACTTAAGGAAATGGGTGCAGCATAATAATAAGCAATCATTAAAAGATAGCGATGAACAACTGATCAGCACTCACTGTTACTTCACTTACCAATCATGGCAAATAATTCTGAATGATAAGTAGACTCTTCATTTTTGTGTTTCGTTTTCAGACCAGGACGATACAAGACTAGGGTTACAGCCAAACCAAAATAAGCTCCAAAAGCATGGATAGTCATTGAGGCTCCAACATCTGTGGCCTGTAAGAGGGACCCAAAATAGTGCCACAGATTTTATACAGCATAAAGATGAGGATTTGATGAAAAAGTCTGGATGACtttaatggtttattttctataGTATAAACTAGAACCTAGCAAATGTAAACTGGAAGTATTACAAAGTGAAAGCATTTGctataaacagaaaacaattagAAAACAATTCTTGCTAAATTGTAGTACCTGAAGTACTTCTGTAACTAGATGTTCGTTGCACGCAAAGATTGTGATCTCCAGAATTGTCAAGATCAGCATCTGAACAGGACTTGTTTTCCCCAGGACTGCTCCAAATGAAATCAAAGCAGTTGCTGTACTGAAGTCTGCATTTATCATGCTGAAGTTAAgaaatgaataaaaacaaaacaaaaaaaaaaaaaaaaaaaaacacaaaaaaacagaagaaaagaaaatcagcctAAAGAGACCTGAAATAAGGCTGTAATAGCAAACCTGTCATAGCATAAAAATTATAAAGCTTTAACTTTTCAGATATAAAATTATCAAGATCATATTTGTGATGAAAATTAAGCCTTTCTAGATGGGTTTTGTGGGGATCTTGCCAGCTACTGAGGAAAAAGTGTGGGAAGGTGTCCTTCTGCTTATACCATAAATGTGTTTAGCTACTTGAAATTATAGTGAAAAGTCAGATGAGATGTGTATTGCAGACGTGCAGGGATATTTCCAGCTCTGATGGTCACTTGAACTCCAAAGATGACAGGGAGCTCTTAGCTTTGGTCAGATGGTTTATCTCATTTCGGAAGCCTTGCATGCCTTTCTATCACTGTGCATCATGTTTTCACTAGCTGTCAGAAAGGTCCAGTGTTAACAGGGAATTGCAAAGGTAAAACCACAAATTGGTCAAAAACTTGCAGCACAGAGGGACTTTAACTTCTGGGTCTCCCTACAGGTGCCTGTCTTTAAGCATTAAGGAGCTACTTGCGTTATTTCTGCTTGTCCCTTAATAATACTTGGGCGGTGTTCCTTTCAAAATTGTCTACAAGTTGTCTcagaaaacagagctgcagATGCGGAAAACACTCTGAGACCTTGGCAGAAGCAGGGCAGATGAATGGATGGGGGATTAAAAGTATCTAGGGACGTTTTTCATGAGGTTTCTTATTCTATGATTGGGGTCCAAAACCTACTGTGATATGGTGCTCATGCAAATCATTCCTTGAGATGTATGAGAAAACCTCTTAAGGGGATAGACACACTGTTCCAGCCTTCCTTCTGTGACCCCATGTGTCATGGGACAGATCCCTTCATGCCTGCTGGATGCAGGAGGTGGTGTTACTGCTGGAAATCTGCCTGCTTCCTCAGCTCCAGAGATTCAAAGCAGTCCTCTGCATGACCTATGGCCCACATGTAATGTAGCATCTCAAATGTCACCCCACCCTTTGGTTCCCTTTGCCCAGTGCCCAAGATGTTGCCTCTTCAGAGGTGAAGGACAGGTGAATATGGAGAGGTGGACGCTAAGGCTCAATGATATAGTGAATTTAGAAGTCTGGTCCCAGATTTGTATTTTATGGCTCCTCCTGATATCTTAAGGGATAGAAATGTCAGTTATGGTAAATTCACATGTACCTTTTGATATCAACctgaattttctgttctgtcatGTGCCAAAATCCTTGCATCAAGGTTCCCCACTGGAGACCGAAGGCAGCAATGAGCATGTTGATACCAACACTGCTGAATCCatatttcttcagaaaggtCATGAGGAAACCAAATCCAACAAATATCATCACATGGACATCctgaaagactgaaggaaaaacatgTCTATGTAGTGACTATGGCAAGTGACTATGAAGGGAGGAAAGCTAGGGACAAATgaagatttaataaaaaagaagagagctCCAAACTCATGTCTTCAGTGTGATTCATCCTTCCCCACTTCATGACCAGTCTACTAGTTGAAGATTGAGTGTCTGGAAAATGCAAGACCCAGTTATTGCTATTACTCCTTGCTATATTGttatggaaaaaaacaccagatCTCTATACTAGGAAATTTAACGTGTCTGGAACTGTTCCCTGCATGTGAAGCTAGCTGGAACATCACAGCTTCATGTCCTTACAGAAAAATTCTCTTCCACCTCAAATGAAGGTTGTGACATGCAGCGTGTTCTGCCTAACTCCAAAATTGTACATGGGATTGGTTTGGTAGAGTGCTAGCTGGCCCAGTGAAAATATATGCTTGTGATCCCTAAAAATGACTGTACAAGAGATTGATTTCTTTACCTgggtaaaataaaatgcatttaaggtAATGTCTGAACTAGTAAATTAATATTGCTAATCAGCATATACTTAGTCCTccttcaaatgttttttttttccaaatatgaattttgttaaaatatggctaattatttttctacttctttttaaaatgtttgggtttttaaaatttattatgatttcctttttttaggcTTTTTAACACAACTGAGTTTATCACCACAACAtggatattttatattttaaaatattttgttactcTGAAGTGTTTTATGTGAATTAACAGACTCTACACCAAACAGGTTTGAGCCTTATAATTAAAGCTTCTTCTCTGATTTTATTGTTAGTGAGAACCTCGGTATAGAGAAACTATTTATCTTCATTTCTATTTCATTGCCTTTTACATGCAAATACATGTGAAAAACTTGAGACATTGGCCTGGTTACTATAATATTTGGCTTGACGTTACATTTCACAGTTAGTTACATACCTCCAGCGTTCCTATAGTTTTGCTGTATGCATTACCATGTTTAGCCAAAAGAGGGCCCAGAAGTATAATGTTACTGGAGATTCCTAATAAACTATAATATTTGCACTGTCATATTTCAGCCCTGACCTAGCACTGAAACACATACGTGCAAGTAGTAAGATCCTTCACATTGGGCTACACGCATtaagaaacagcacagaaatgcagGTGGTTTGCAGACATCCCCGACGCTTTTGCGTCCTCGTTAGGCTGGATTTCTTCACAATTATTTCCTGATTGCAATAATAGCCAGTGATGGGATTTTTGAGGCCCCTGCAGTCCTTTGGAAGCTTCCTGGTTTTCTCCATGTTTCTCAGTTTCCAGAACTACTATCCAAATTCTTGTGTTGTCCTTACTACTTATCTTAAAAGACACACAATCAACACAACTTCCCTATTTGGGCGTCTGCTTTtgatatatttgcatattttgtaTTGCAATGCTGTGGGAAAAGAACTGTCTTGCTTAGAGCTCAACAAATTCCCTTGCTTGAGAGGACCTGGCAGTACATGAAAAAGACAGGGCCGGGGACAATACAAACCATGCTAATACAACCTTCCTGATCCTACCAGCAGCAAACTTTTTAGTGTCTTAGTGGATGCAGAACCCCAAACGCAGCTTAATTTGCCCATATTCCTGTGTCAGAGGGACTCAGCAGGGGTTGTTtaggaaaagaatatttaacTACAAGATTATTTGACAGGTACTTCTGACTGTGCACCCTCCCAGCttgcagcagcctgtgccacagGAACGCAGAGCTGTGGCTTCGTGCCTGGCTTGACTGTGGTGGTGGACTGCGCATCTAGAGCAACTCTCCTTCAAATGTCTTGGAAAACATGTAGCAGTGGTTAGTGCCGATAGGACTGAGAGTGGATAGCCTTCCAGCGTTCTTCTGACACCTCCCTAATGATGTCAAGTACAGAGGATCACTcactctttgttttttttttttaagtgggaCAAAAATATGTTGGCAGGTCACATGAGAAAGCTCTCTTCAAATACGGGACGGAGTAACCCAAGatctctttccctcttttttgaGTATAAGTGGAAATAGGATGCTGAAcaagccttttttcccccctttaaaaaaaattttctatgAGTGACCATTCACTCAGTAACCTGTGGTATCAGTGCTTTTGCATTTGAGAAGTGGCCTGGATTATTTGTCTGACTCTTGTAAAACTACTTTATTAAAAGCTTCTTAATGTTACcggaaaaatacagaagtagaGGGCAAATCCATAAAAACTACACAGCAACACCTcaaaagcagcctttttttttactctagaagaagaaaattgaaatgtatttaataaatgCTTAGCATAGCAAGTTGAAGTATACATGGCTTCATGAGTTTTCAGTTTATATCACACTCGAGTCTCATGCACAAAATCAggtgtacattttaaaataacctacttctgctctttttattatttaatctgACTATGCCATGGACTTTCcaataaagtttttattttgtccaTTCAGGGGAGTTGGCTACAGGTAAGAAAATTTTTTTAGTATCCCAGAAGGGATTGTgtttttttagtatttattcCTTGCTCTTGTTTGCAGTCTCCTGGTTAAATCACTGCAGACAAAGCAAGTAAATTGTTCTCATCAAAACAATCCCATTCATGTACCCAACATCTCAGTAAATCAAGTCTGGATTAGTAAAAGACACTTTACTCCTTAAGTAACCTCACTCTACATATGAATAAAGGAACAGGTTTCAAAGGCACGTTGATGACTGAGGAGTTTAATTCTCAGTGCCCATCAACTGGGCTTCCCTCATATTCAGGTCTCTTTTAAaaggtgcttttaaaaatcttaccCCAGCCCTGAAGACTAGAAGCAATTCCGTTTGAAACAAGCAGCTGGTTGACATGTAACCCTGGGTCCTCCTGAGGGCTAGCCAGGattaatataaatgttttaaagctgTCTGGACTTCTTTAAACAGAAGATTAATAGTCCTGGTTAAAACTAGGCTAATTCGTGGATGTTGAGGACAAATTTCAACTAGTCTAGTTTATACCTTGTGCTTTAACTACCTCTTACacatccttttaaaaagtaagtttGGAATGATTTCAAATGATGGAGAAAGCAGCATGATTTCAAAGAAACTGTTTCAGTAACTAGCTGTGTTTAACAAAACATAGTATTTCTATTCTGtgagacaggaaaataaagattgGGAAAAATGCTTCAGCAGCTCCTGAACAAAACCACTGCACATGATTCTGCAAAGCTGCCCAAGACCAACGTATTAATTCCACTGCAAGGTGGACAGTCCTAATGCAACGATGCTTGCGGCATCTAGATTTATACTAAAACTATGATTTTGCTCTGCCTAAAGGAGTAAACTGTTGAACCCTGAACAAGAGGGGCGCATATGTTTTCCTAAGCCATGAGTCAGGGTTCAATCACAGGACATTACATACAGGATACCAGTACTAAAGAAACCCCCTAGTAGCGCTTGCAAAACCATCACATGCCCTTGTCCTCCCATTCTAGTGGAACGACACACCTGAAGTTGTCCATCCAATTCGCCATCCCTGTACTTGCATCCACCAGAAACAGATATAATGGAAAGCTATGCTTTGAGAATGATCTCTGCTCAGCCCCTCCTACCTGACTGCAAAAGTATGGTGATCCTCAATTATTATTGTCATCTTTCTTCTGtccaaaaatactgaaacagcTGGGATCCATGGTGCTGAAGTATTTAAGGCATATAAAAGCAAGCCCTGTGCTGCAGTTCTGAGAATAAAAATTGGCCCATGGATGAAACAACTAAATCTATGAGGTACAGATGGGTTAACAACCCTGGGACAGCATGGGAAGCAGGGAAGCAGTTTGCATCCAGACTCAGGATATGTCCTAATACATCTATACAACCATAGCATTAACTTTGTGCTGGGTCCCCAGGCAAACTGTGCTCTTGTATGCACTTTGTAGACAGGGAAGTTTGAGAGGAAAAGGGCCTAAAAGTGAAAACACGGATATTAGGAAATCCTGCTTTTATTCCACTTCTCTATTGTGAATGAGATCAATTAACTCTTAGGTCAGCACCTAAAAGTCCAACACTGCATCTGCGGCGTTTGCTTAGTTTATGTCTCTACTGGTAAACTGAACAGCCTGGCCAAAAGGCAAATGGCATAGATTGACTCACATCTGTACAGTGACATGCTCCTCTCTCCCAAAACACTGTTCCCACCTGTACTGCTTCTTGAGAGGAGTCACTTACCTATGCTATGCCTAAAGCCATACGCAGGAGGAGGTCAAGGTGCTGGCCTGCATGAGCCAAAACCATTCCAGAAGCTTGCTAGTTTAGACAGCTGGGGGACAGTGTGCAGGTATAATACAGTCATACACTGCCTGTGCAGGAAGGCATGGGAGACAGCAGGCTATTTCTCCTACGTTTTAGACACTGGTATTAGGGAAGGAATAACTATAGGTGAACCCTAACTGGATAGATCACATTTAAAGACCTATATTGTAGTGTTAGCATCTGATGAGAAGAATCCTTTTCTCTGTGAT from Phalacrocorax carbo chromosome 3, bPhaCar2.1, whole genome shotgun sequence harbors:
- the RHAG gene encoding ammonium transporter Rh type A, encoding MPPAHDTNMRFKFSILALFLEVIMIVLSGIFVEYKDSDTHKKLYPIFQDVHVMIFVGFGFLMTFLKKYGFSSVGINMLIAAFGLQWGTLMQGFWHMTEQKIQVDIKSMINADFSTATALISFGAVLGKTSPVQMLILTILEITIFACNEHLVTEVLQATDVGASMTIHAFGAYFGLAVTLVLYRPGLKTKHKNEESTYHSELFAMIGTLFLWVFWPSFNSAIAVEQIYQEKAIINTYYSLAASTVVTFALSSLVDQRGKFSMVLIQNATLAGGVAVGTCADMSIGSYAAMCIGSIAGIISVLGFRFLTPLLASKLKIQDTCGVHNLHGLPGILGGIAGIVATAMRHQSRQGIYLTPGRQAAALGSTIGIALVGGALTGAILKLPFLGQASDQNCFDDSVYWEVPEEEKPHEIHFNNYDEHSRLETTM